A genomic window from Gemmatimonadaceae bacterium includes:
- a CDS encoding PAS domain S-box protein, whose amino-acid sequence MDIPDFGLSTDDEYFRQIVHAASDLILVIGSRGRVEYANPASMRILGYDPSEVIGTHLLDWVHEDDRDASSLAIEAEYSGRNPLPVLDVKARAADGTWVPLECKVWLMRDSALPRLALIARDMRTRPAAEQMIRDRDARAYAVLASSPVAIITLDEQLAVTEWNRMAEQTYGWLAEEVRGGHLPTLPHAWDDAALLREVLQTRQTFVDQSATRRRKDGSLIETGVAIAPVISLDDRVVGLVEISTDVTAQRVVERQFERAQRLEAIARIARGVSRDLGRQTQAIIQNATELLETSDVRVANRAHSILQDATAAAALAFQLAILGGNQPLATGDVVLDGVLQHLVLRLRRDYPALRVLAVLDATGAKVGLPAEHILDLVGVLTRNATEAIGGRGSVIISTNVRTLDLAAADRFGLAPGQYVATVVEDSGPGFDPEALERATEPFYTNKGTAEHGGLGLPRALAVARRAGGNLYLENAPGAGARVTIFLPTRAATEEAPPPPEPLTGGPVGVVVAPDADIRQLARRALVRLGHQVREFAAAEDVHTLRDASVALLITPLVLPTMAGRDLARLLRTLHPKLAVIYLAHDHGSTGALGARDALVNLPCTASRLEAAITTLQLLAP is encoded by the coding sequence ATGGATATACCCGACTTCGGCCTCAGCACCGACGACGAGTACTTCCGGCAAATCGTTCACGCAGCGTCCGACCTGATTCTTGTCATCGGGTCGCGGGGCCGCGTTGAGTACGCCAATCCGGCGTCGATGCGAATCCTCGGGTATGACCCGAGCGAAGTCATCGGGACGCATCTCCTCGACTGGGTCCACGAGGACGATCGCGATGCGTCGTCCCTGGCGATCGAGGCTGAGTACTCTGGCCGCAATCCACTGCCCGTCCTTGACGTCAAGGCACGCGCAGCCGACGGCACCTGGGTGCCGCTGGAGTGCAAGGTGTGGCTGATGCGGGACTCCGCGCTGCCGCGCCTCGCGCTCATCGCCCGCGATATGCGCACCCGCCCTGCCGCCGAGCAGATGATCCGGGACCGGGACGCGCGTGCGTACGCCGTCCTCGCATCAAGCCCGGTGGCAATCATCACGCTCGACGAACAGCTCGCGGTCACAGAATGGAACCGGATGGCGGAGCAGACCTACGGCTGGCTCGCGGAGGAGGTGCGCGGGGGCCACCTGCCCACCCTGCCACACGCCTGGGACGACGCCGCCTTGCTTCGTGAAGTCCTGCAGACGCGGCAGACTTTCGTCGATCAATCGGCGACTCGACGGCGCAAGGACGGCAGCTTGATCGAAACGGGCGTCGCCATCGCGCCGGTCATCAGTCTCGACGATCGCGTCGTCGGGCTGGTCGAGATCTCCACCGACGTCACGGCGCAGCGCGTGGTCGAGCGGCAGTTCGAGCGGGCGCAGCGTCTCGAGGCGATCGCGCGGATTGCGCGGGGCGTCTCGCGCGACCTTGGGCGGCAGACGCAGGCAATCATCCAGAACGCCACCGAGTTGTTGGAGACCTCGGACGTGCGGGTGGCGAATCGCGCGCATTCGATCCTGCAGGACGCGACGGCGGCCGCAGCGCTCGCATTCCAGCTCGCGATTCTGGGCGGTAACCAGCCGCTCGCCACCGGGGACGTGGTGCTGGACGGCGTGTTGCAGCATCTCGTCCTTCGCCTGAGGCGGGACTACCCGGCACTCCGCGTGCTCGCCGTGCTCGACGCCACCGGGGCAAAGGTCGGGCTGCCCGCCGAACACATACTCGACCTGGTCGGTGTACTGACGCGCAACGCCACCGAGGCCATCGGCGGGCGTGGCAGTGTCATCATCAGCACCAACGTTCGAACGCTTGACCTCGCGGCAGCCGACCGCTTCGGACTCGCGCCGGGGCAATATGTGGCGACGGTGGTCGAGGATTCCGGGCCGGGATTCGACCCGGAGGCCCTCGAGCGCGCAACAGAACCGTTCTACACCAACAAGGGAACCGCAGAGCACGGCGGCCTCGGCCTGCCGCGCGCACTGGCCGTGGCGCGTCGCGCGGGGGGCAACCTCTATCTGGAGAACGCGCCCGGCGCGGGTGCCCGGGTGACGATCTTCCTCCCGACGCGAGCGGCCACCGAGGAAGCGCCACCGCCGCCCGAACCGCTGACGGGCGGCCCCGTCGGCGTCGTCGTGGCACCCGACGCGGACATCCGGCAACTCGCACGCCGCGCGCTCGTCCGCCTCGGGCACCAAGTCCGGGAGTTCGCCGCGGCGGAAGACGTCCACACGCTGCGAGACGCGTCAGTCGCGCTCTTGATCACGCCGTTGGTCCTGCCGACGATGGCGGGCCGCGATCTCGCGCGGCTCCTTCGGACGCTCCATCCGAAACTTGCGGTGATCTATCTCGCGCACGACCACGGGAGTACCGGAGCGCTCGGTGCGCGCGATGCACTCGTCAACCTCCCTTGCACGGCCAGCCGGCTAGAGGCGGCCATTACGACCCTGCAGCTGCTCGCGCCCTAG